A single Aspergillus chevalieri M1 DNA, chromosome 3, nearly complete sequence DNA region contains:
- a CDS encoding uncharacterized protein (COG:S;~EggNog:ENOG410PKGT;~InterPro:IPR021773,IPR012880;~PFAM:PF07919) has translation MDAYPDDYVSHNLPFILLSGLEAKLKDEPESVDYPLLREKGLKICSDFPPVTGMTAEELRRVLLDENATRIPWNLRDDNHERLLGAGYKVKSIGRSYTLPPRKADPPPVSPPTSPSSGQQNDILRVPSFVLHSPISPLTPSSPTFPDGLVPPLWVTKHQSLVPAAVINFFPFSLDPNMNSLRDNQLKIEINGLKKEWQSSGYKTRFMVVLLSEEGDENNIGDTDDRIASIRRATNLDPKSIFLLPPDATSGELQEFTKSLFTLIQPSVAEYYRDLSKHARRKRNRSSIPPPTAPPTSGTSQTLSLQGWHVRYEFKLGIFAEFRQEMDAALRNYESAYETLFGQEVFETIAGWNPRFNHARLLADSLAIRIIRCLLWAGQTAAAVRSWVSHRDRTQDIVNRRGKGSRNYGWEAWESRWSMVMADLVRRAEISPQEQYLALASHEKPTFTGDGLYPWEQLHHEGYWLYRSAKHAMKRRALAQQIPDEDRMPPGQSPASQIASKSYLYDTYLAPETHVEAPLSGSKGFDHSSLILSILKAALEEFAKRNQTRKVESLCLEIAEEYVQIGSWSDGLNILRPLWSTLSWRGSGWWPLMERFGSALRECALQMGDGEMVIRVDWELLSKAFHHRPSWHYDIHRSLEGISDKPKPSVVLRAEDVLSSITACLIFEKSEGNVGESLQAQLVISSFAHSSAAPIRLSDVKIGFEGCLRPIKVQSDNNAEPDITTPCTIESISLREASMSTVPSTAQSPNSGPATLKGIADLTIGPLQTKVVNLTCIPREAGEARVASITMSIEEGKFDLSYFITDQSQREFSWWQQTPKGVSKRRVGKGRDVNRCRIKRKPPKIRITTPNLRNIYYTNERIILTIGIHNDEEEDADVSAETRLFGRPESLARLQWADGENNSGKQDTEDNSTDENDRHFIKRPVGIMEHSSKKELSLVLTDTNDASDYQLEISAVYHLLSDVQTPIIKTETVGLSIIRPFEANYEFLPRLHPHPWPDFFHVDDELLEDGPISKPRGLHQKWCLDTKIVSFALEPLIIDKVSVVLLSAGGGTACNIGSETIAGPERTSEIAPEELRESQFVLDVQKFILGDRRPTALNLALEIHWRRRGSADDVDQAATVSTLDIPRFVAPAGEPRVLASAITSSTLSGLVHMDYVLENPSTHFLTFNLTMEASEQFAFSGAKTTVVQLAPLSRHTVRYNLLAVQRGLWIAPTLVVLDTYFNKILRVLPTDEMRSDKKGILVWVDADD, from the exons ATGGACGCCTATCCCGACGACTATGTCTCCCATAACCTTCCCTTCATTCTGCTATCCGGGCTCGAAGCGAAACTCAAGGATGAGCCCGAATCGGTCGACTACCCCCTTCTTCGCGAGAAGGGCTTGAAGATATGCTCGGATTTCCCACCAGTGACCGGTATGACTGCGGAGGAGCTGCGGAGGGTActcttggatgagaatgCGACACGGATTCCATGGAACCTCAGAGACGATAATCATGAGAGGCTTCTCGGAGCTGGATATAAAGTCAAGAGCATTGGACGG TCCTATACACTTCCCCCGCGCAAAGCAGATCCCCCGCCGGTATCTCCCCCTACCAGCCCTTCAAGCGGACAACAAAATGATATACTGCGCGTACCATCTTTTGTCCTTCACTCTCCAATATCTCCGTTAACACCAAGCTCCCCAACATTCCCGGACGGGCTGGTACCTCCGCTATGGGTCACGAAACATCAGAGCCTCGTTCCCGCCGCCGTGATCaatttctttcccttctcgCTGGACCCGAACATGAATTCGCTTCGCGATAACCAGCTCAAAATAGAGATAAACGGATTGAAGAAAGAATGGCAATCATCTGGTTACAAGACTAGATTCATGGTTGTTCTTCTGTCTGAAGAAGGTGATGAAAATAACATTGGAGACACAGACGACCGGATAGCTAGTATTCGGCGAGCGACCAACTTGGATCCAAAGTCaatctttcttcttcccccaGATGCTACATCTGGAGAATTACAGGAGTTCACCAAGTCCCTGTTCACTTTGATACAGCCGTCTGTGGCGGAGTACTACCGGGACCTGTCGAAACATGCACGGCGTAAACGGAATAGGAGCAGCATCCCCCCACCCACAGCACCGCCAACCAGCGGGACGTCTCAGACTTTGTCACTACAGGGCTGGCATGTCCGTTACGAGTTCAAACTAGGAATTTTCGCTGAATTCCGGCAAGAGATGGATGCGGCCCTGAGGAATTATGAAAGCGCGTACGAGACTCTGTTTGGGCAAGAAGTTTTTGAAACCATTGCAGGCTGGAACCCGCGGTTTAACCATGCGCGCCTTCTGGCTGATTCACTTGCAATCCGCATCATTCGCTGTCTGCTTTGGGCGGGCCAAACCGCCGCAGCGGTGCGGTCATGGGTCAGCCACAGGGATCGCACGCAGGATATAGTTAATCGACGGGGCAAAGGGTCGAGAAACTATGGATGGGAAGCCTGGGAGTCTAGGTGGTCAATGGTCATGGCGGACCTCGTTCGCCGCGCGGAAATCTCCCCCCAGGAACAATACCTCGCGCTTGCGTCGCATGAAAAACCAACTTTTACGGGAGATGGCCTCTACCCATGGGAGCAACTTCACCATGAAGGTTATTGGCTATACCGCTCTGCAAAGCATGCAATGAAACGACGAGCTCTAGCGCAGCAAATTCCGGACGAAGACCGAATGCCCCCGGGACAATCACCCGCTTCACAGATTGCGAGCAAATCTTATCTATATGACACATACTTGGCCCCCGAGACACATGTGGAAGCACCTCTATCGGGATCCAAGGGATTTGACCATTCGTCATTGATCCTGAGCATCTTGAAAGCCGCCCTGGAGGAATTCGCGAAGCGCAACCAAACACGAAAAGTGGAAAGCCTTTGTCTAGAAATTGCGGAAGAATACGTACAGATTGGTTCGTGGTCTGACGGCTTAAATATTCTGCGGCCGCTGTGGTCGACTCTCAGCTGGCGGGGTTCTGGCTGGTGGCCGCTTATGGAAAGGTTTGGATCGGCTTTGAGGGAATGTGCCTTACAAATGGGCGACGGTGAAATGGTTATTCGAGTCGACTGGGAGCTACTTAGCAAAG CATTTCACCATCGGCCATCCTGGCACTACGATATCCATAGGAGTCTTGAAGGAATTTCGGATAAGCCAAAACCTTCCGTTGTTCTACGAGCCGAGGACGTTCTGTCGAGTA TCACTGCGTGCCTGATTTTTGAAAAGAGCGAAGGGAATGTCGGCGAGTCTCTACAAGCCCAGCTTGTTATCTCTTCATTTGCCCATTCGTCCGCCGCTCCTATAAGGCTCTCAGATGTTAAGATAGGTTTTGAAGGCTGTCTTCGTCCAATCAAAGTTCAGTCTGATAACAACGCTGAACCTGATATCACTACTCCGTGCACTATAGAGTCGATCTCTCTTCGGGAGGCTAGCATGTCGACTGTTCCCTCTACTGCCCAGTCTCCCAACAGCGGCCCAGCAACGCTGAAGGGGATTGCCGACTTGACTATTGGACCTTTACAAACCAAAGTCGTTAATTTGACATGCATCCCCCGGGAGGCTGGCGAGGCCAGAGTAGCCTCAATTACAATGTCTATCGAGGAGGGAAAATTTGACCTCTCATATTTTATCACGGATCAGAGCCAACGCGAATTCTCCTGGTGGCAGCAAACACCCAAGGGAGTATCGAAACGAAGAGTAGGGAAGGGTCGGGATGTTAATCGATGTAGAATCAAGCGCAAGCCACCCAAAATACGGATTACAACACCTAACCTGAGGAATATCTACTATACCAACGAACGAATTATCCTGACCATTGGCATCCAcaacgacgaagaagaagacgccGACGTGTCAGCCGAGACGAGGTTATTCGGCCGCCCAGAGTCTCTGGCAAGGCTTCAATGGGCGGACGGAGAAAACAACTCAGGCAAGCAGGACACAGAAGACAACTCTACTGACGAAAATGATCGTCACTTCATCAAGAGACCAGTCGGTATCATGGAGCATTCATCAAAGAAGGAGTTGTCGTTAGTATTGACAGACACTAATGATGCCTCGGACTATCAGCTGGAAATATCGGCTGTGTATCACCTTTTGTCCGATGTTCAGACCCCCATTATTAAAACAGAGACTGTGGGCTTGTCTATTATCAGGCCCTTTGAGGCGAATTATGAATTCCTTCCGCGCCTTCATCCCCACCCATGGCCTGACTTTTTCCACGTTGATGATGAACTGCTTGAGGATGGGCCCATATCGAAGCCTCGGGGTCTGCACCAGAAATGGTGCCTTGATACCAAGATTGTCTCCTTTGCTTTGGAGCCGTTGATCATCGACAAGGTGTCTGTGGTGTTGCTTAGTGCTGGCGGCGGGACCGCCTGTAACATCGGCTCTGAGACCATCGCTGGCCCAGAGAGGACATCAGAGATAGCTCCTGAGGAACTTCGAGAGTCTCAGTTCGTTTTAGACGTGCAGAAATTCATATTGGGCGACCGACGGCCGACAGCGCTCAATCTCGCATTGGAGATTCACTGGCGTAGGCGGGGTTCTGCAGACGACGTCGACCAAGCTGCCACTGTCTCTACCCTAGATATTCCTCGCTTCGTTGCACCAGCCGGTGAGCCGCGAGTGCTGGCTTCAGCAATTACATCTAGTACTCTGTCCGGGCTGGTTCACATGGACTACGTACTGGAAAACCCGTCAACGCACTTCCTCACGTTCAACCTGACCATGGAAGCCAGCGAACAATTCGCGTTTAGCGGTGCGAAGACGACCGTGGTTCAACTGGCACCGCTGAGCAGACACACAGTACGGTACAATCTGCTGGCGGTTCAACGGGGATTATGGATTGCACCAACGCTCGTTGTATTAGATACTTATTTCAACAAGATACTGCGGGTCCTTCCCACAGATGAAATGAGGTCGGACAAGAAAGGAATCCTGGTTTGGGTGGATGCGGATGACTAG
- a CDS encoding RXT2 domain-containing protein (COG:S;~EggNog:ENOG410PMZ0;~InterPro:IPR039602,IPR013904;~PFAM:PF08595;~go_process: GO:0016575 - histone deacetylation [Evidence IEA]), with translation MAAQAALIADTIMGMKRALRKEQDFSGPDDSITQPTNRGNKLKANAQYVREGALGYINSEEYYKQKIEHAGYTRYILQPNPVRYDSEGDELDEDDEDSEADAAAAEENPFSKIALEHLLCPIKHPSELPTHPSMSHAYKSKALRNMTQAIEDKLRQERALLWRARNLYREFLGDCSWMPCGTVETSEDRWIFEPRILNMEPNTSGTASPVGGSSVAQKNGAQESLSGAMSQEGSETVQGEEDQLSQPVEKDVKMTDVENNETKSEEKNVEQTKEPKSEEIDTTVGDVFQHPGTVQPDGSHANGEYAEDAQLNQNQPPGSEEKSTRNGKSKANDDGMEARSDTQEAEDVEMQDGSPAPYRRMATRAWANTSNPQQEDGFSHRSFTPSNDPFTSLPTPHPLFLVPDSTRPDPNYGLPPNEAEDTRRLLWSYIQKQEETVRGFEHMLESLLRACRMKEDVLEWCKAEGHVGEMSDGEDWYDHEKWGLAEGEDLKKGADEDEIEAVDESRATGKRGRGRRA, from the exons ATGGCGGCACAAGCAGCTTTGATCGCAGACACTATTATGGGCATGAAACGGGCCCTGCGCAAGGAACAAGATT TTTCCGGACCGGACGATTCCATCACGCAACCGACAAATCGAGGTAATAAGCTAAAGGCAAATGCGCAATATGTGCGTGAAGGCGCGCTGGGATACATTAATTCTGAGGAGTATTATAAGCAG AAAATTGAACACGCGGGCTATACGCGTTACATCCTTCAACCGAACCCTGTGCGCTACGATTCAGAAGGCGATGAgctcgacgaggatgacgaaGATTCTGAAGCGGATGCGGCAGCGGCAGAGGAGAACCCGTTCTCTAAAATTGCGCTCGAAC ATCTCTTGTGTCCCATCAAGCATCCCTCCGAACTACCTACCCACCCCTCAATGTCCCACGCGTACAAGTCGAAAGCCCTCCGAAATATGACACAGGCGATTGAAGATAAGCTGCGCCAAGAACGCGCCCTGCTGTGGCGGGCAAGAAACCTCTACCGAGAATTCTTAGGCGACTGCTCCTGGATGCCCTGCGGGACGGTTGAGACATCCGAAGACAGATGGATTTTCGAGCCTCGAATCTTGAACATGGAACCTAATACGAGTGGGACAGCTTCTCCTGTTGGTGGGAGCTCCGTGGCCCAGAAGAATGGAGCGCAGGAGTCACTCTCGGGTGCAATGTCTCAGGAAGGCTCTGAGACGGTCCAAGGAGAGGAAGACCAACTATCACAGCCAGTCGAAAAGGATGTTAAGATGACAGACGTTGAAAATAATGAGACCAAGtcagaagaaaagaatgtTGAACAGACCAAAGAACCTAAATCTGAAGAGATCGACACAACGGTTGGAGACGTCTTCCAGCATCCGGGCACAGTACAACCGGATGGATCCCATGCAAATGGTGAATACGCAGAGGATGCACAACTAAATCAGAACCAGCCCCCTGGATCGGAGGAAAAATCAACCAGAAACGGGAAATCTAAAGCGAATGATGATGGCATGGAGGCGCGAAGTGACACCCAAGAGGCAGAGGACGTGGAGATGCAAGATGGGTCACCGGCACCATATCGTCGGATGGCGACTAGGGCGTGGGCCAACACATCAAACCCTCAGCAGGAGGATGGATTCAGTCATCGCTCCTTTACCCCGTCTAATGATCCGTTCACCAGTCTTCCGACTCCGCATCCTCTCTTCCTTGTTCCAGATTCCACCCGCCCAGATCCCAATTACGGACTTCCACCGAACGAAGCCGAGGATACCCGGcgactcttgtggtcgtaCATCCAAAAACAGGAAGAGACAGTCCGAGGCTTTGAACACATGCTTGAATCTCTACTTCGTGCGTGTCGGATGAAAGAAGACGTATTAGAATGGTGTAAGGCTGAAGGCCATGTTGGCGAGATGAGCGATGGCGAAGACTGGTACGATCACGAGAAATGGGGCCTAGCGGAAGGAGAGGATTTGAAGAAGGGagccgatgaagatgagatcGAAGCAGTGGATGAAAGTCGGGCTACGGGCAAAAGAGGACGAGGTCGGCGAGCTTGA
- the OPI3 gene encoding bifunctional phosphatidyl-N-methylethanolamine N-methyltransferase/phosphatidyl-N-dimethylethanolamine N-methyltransferase (BUSCO:EOG0926425H;~COG:I;~EggNog:ENOG410PNCF;~InterPro:IPR007318,IPR024960;~PFAM:PF04191;~TransMembrane:5 (o13-33i45-66o86-108i115-132o152-173i);~go_function: GO:0008757 - S-adenosylmethionine-dependent methyltransferase activity [Evidence IEA];~go_process: GO:0006656 - phosphatidylcholine biosynthetic process [Evidence IEA]): protein MAALTDFVDFSQLSLQVTALSIAFNPIFWNIVARTEYRNHFLTRIFGSPYYGCYFLAFTIFSLGILRDHLYQLALADQPYYAPVHQPILGAVLFGVGSVLVLSSMYALGVTGTYLGDYFGILMDAPVTGFPFNVTGSPMYWGSTLNFLGVALYHGKVAGIALTAEVFILYWFALQWEDPFTAGIYAKRERERAKQAGKSQ from the exons ATGGCTGCTCTGACGGATTTCGTGGACTTCTCCCAGTTGTCTCTTCAAG TGACTGCGCTGTCCATTGCTTTCAACCCTATTTTCTGGAA CATTGTTGCCCGCACTG AGTACCGGAATCACTTCTTGACTCGTATATTCGGTAGCCCCTACTATGGATGCTACTTCCTCGCTttcaccatcttctctctgGGCATTCTGCGTGACCACCTCTACCAATTGGCCTTGGCTGACCAGCCTTACTACGCCCCTGTGCACCAACCGATCCTAGGCGCCGTTCTCTTCGGCGTTGGCTCCGTCCTCGTTCTGTCCAGCATGTATGCTCTTGGTGTCACGGGCACCTACCTTGGAGACTACTTCGGAATCTTGATGGATGCCCCCGTCACTGGCTTCCCGTTCAATGTCACCGGCTCTCCCATGTACTGGGGAAGCACCTTGAACTTCCTGGGAGTGGCTCTTTATCACGGTAAGGTGGCTGGGATTGCCTTGACGGCTGAGGTCTTCATCTTGTACTGGTTCGCTCTCCAGTGGGAGGA TCCTTTCACTGCCGGGATTTACGCCAAGCGCGAGCGTGAACGTGCAAAGCAGGCCGGCAAGAGCCAGTAA